The Biomphalaria glabrata chromosome 1, xgBioGlab47.1, whole genome shotgun sequence sequence atttttatttagcatttatatgctatttacattaaaaaaccggaactatatattaaagatcatgtgtttcttgcaaggtttaagcatggaaataaaatctaatatacgttagaagagcaaacaaatattcattggcattgatttgttttttacaaaacatccggaacaatctattatagatacttaaaactattacaatatttctgaattaaaaagtaaaggttaAACAGATTTACAACAGCCTCTAGctttatttgttaatctaatcgtgacggacagacagaccaacacacaaaacgcacaaaaaataatcttcttttattcggatgggggaattaaacaaaaaataaataaaatctgattttttaaaaaagtttaaggaattggtttagcacctgatcatgttgcgacgttacgctactgcacgaaaatcgctgcataaaaagtccatttaaaaaaatgggcgtgatatttacatacaaagtgcattattagcctttataaacaaacagaaatgttttcttttaattttagcagctagttgaccagaaaaaacatttataactattatttatatttgttgaaaacatttcctgtacatttttaaaatatatttgacttagtgatactgaaaatacacaaaaattgtctatctttgttagcatattgtaacattgcctcccttacatttacgtaattgttttagaattggtgtatttttatgaaaaaatcgcttgcataattaattttataaattaaacggtttgcttttagaaaatcaaaagtaaccgttgcacctaaacttttcaagccgcatttaatgatgaaataatatttttcatatctcttctagttttcgagatctgagtgtgacagacggacattttgcacaaacctaataacggctttttccccttacgggggccgctaaaaatgttgCTAATGCTCTTTTTCAACTAAAGCAGATGACTAAAACCATGTTCTTGTTTGTTGCTAGAATTGAGTTGTAGTGTAgatgtattaattttttaaaagcctaTAACAAAttactctctctgtctggtacaaattttgtgcacattatttctcgcactttccattctcagatcaagttgaaactttgcacaattattcattgcccctaactaaacatgaatcaatagaaaaattaaccaaatatattttcaatgagttgtaaataacaaattttatttttatatggaatatatagttaaaaaaacatagggcctcagtaaaaacatgccTCTCTCCACTGTCTcctgctagttttttaatggcttcccggctctttcctgtcctcttggCTTCATCTAGAATACTGTGTCGccacgttctttttggtcttcctttATGTCTTGTTCCCTTGGGTTTCTACTCTAAGGCCTATCTAGCtttgttgttggtatcttttctaagggtgtgaccaatccatcttcacttcctctctaagatcttcacctctatatttttctttccacTCATctcaattattcatagttgagGACAATTCAAGAATctatcaaaaaattaattaatcaattagtgttaattaattaattttgttttaaatataaaaagggaGTTAAACCTTTTAGTGTTGAGATATAAGGCAATGGTTTCGCAGTTCTTcccattaaatttttattttgcatgttttgttttcttattgatAGCATGATTTGCCTTTAATTGCAGATCAAGATTTCAATTTTATATTTGACCAGCAACCCTTAGGACGTCATCTATTTGTAGAGTTTTGCAATACAAAAGAACAATATCAACGTTCTATTGGTTTCTTGAATTTAGTGGTAACTATTGACTTCTtaaaataacttattttttataGTGATCCTGCATTAAGAGTAGCTTTTGTGTTTGtcacatttatatattattgaaaaaTCTAACTTAACAGCTTGAAAATGAGATAAGTTTTTGgaagtaattaaatttttaaagtaaaaacatttattGTTAACCAGGGCCTTGGTAACCAAGTTCATTGTCGAGagatcattttgtttgttaaaaatcatttttattttcagtatttGGTTCTAGTAATAAAGCTGTGTATAAAATTAGTATATTACCTCTAATGACTACATTTCCTCTAAATATGGAAGTATATTAcacatgccaaaaaaaaaagttgtttttaatatttaaaagggCTTAAAAGCACTTAATGATATTTAGCTTAACTCATTGAGAACtctttattgtttaaaattataagtttcTTAAGTGTTCTCTTATTTGTGTAGGCCAGGTGTGAGTATCAAAACAATATCTAATGCATCAAAGCAAGTTTttagaatttttcttttattgaatgCTATATTATCTTATGTTATAAGCTATCAAATCAATATTGTGCTTTAATTTAGAGAGAGTATGAAATAACTGCAGAAGAAAAACGACATGTAATAGCGGAGGAGATTGTAGAGAAATACCTCCGGCCTGAAGTAAGTTTCCAATTATTCTTTGTTAAACTCTTTTATTGAATCTTGCCTAGAAATGTATTGcattttgagtttttatttttcagtctGAATTCTATGTGACCCATGTAAATGGAAACCAAATTTCTGAAATAAAAGATATTATTGGCCAGAAAAAGTCTTGTAAACCATTATTTGAAGAATGTGGCAAGTAAGTACATGGCatacttttttctctttcttcccttTCCTATTCCATTAAGTATAATTGCTGACAAGTTTGTAATATGCCTAATCTGGGTCTGTAGAGTATATGCTGATCAGAAGATAGAGTGTTTCTATACACATAGTATTATTCTGAGTTCTTAGTTACAGACTTAAAGATCAAGACATATACAATAAAGTAAATCAACAGGTGTAGAtcaaatatgaatgtttattcAGAATAGGAACtgtctagtctcagtcactataACAAAGATGTTGCTCCTATGAAAGCCTAGCCTcaactgtctgtttgtctatatCTAAGCTACAGTCTCGTTTTGAATTAATGTGACACAATTGTATGTTCACTAGCAGTCACTTAAAGTGCGTCTTTACAGTTTTATGGCTTTTTACTGGTCAAAATTAGAAGTATGCTTCAAGCATGATGTTCCACATTTTGAAGTTATTTTCACCTCTACATCTTTGCAGTAGTTTTAAGTTCTACTATACAATTTTGTCGAAGTTATCATGCTGGTTTCTCAGAATTGTTATACTGATATCATTTAGTGACTTGTATGCTTCtgatatatttttgtaaaaattacaataaaatcaataaatattaTCAGATATTAGACCTGCAACATTTTATAAGTTGTTCATGGTTTACCATAATGCACAGCACAACTAGCTTATAGTGATttgtcagaagaaaaaaaacttaaaatatattaatttgtcCTTTTTAATATATGGTTTACGTAAGCTAAAAAATGAGACATGAAATGGTCATGAAATCTAtgccacaaaataaaaaaggaaagaaattatttctctttttgtcAACAGTATATTAAATTTTGGTTTAAATTGATGTATCATCTAAGTTATAATCATAACAGACATGTTATAATTGCCTATACATTGACATGAGCAATTTGATATCAAATACATTCTCTTACtctctatacatttttttaaatgtgtttaaatatgTTATAAATGTGTATATATTCATAGATTAGTGAGAGAATACTTAAGCAAAGAACCCTTCAATGACTTTTTAGAGAGTATGTATTTCAAAAGATTCATGCAGTGGAAGTGGCTTGAAaggtaagttgttgttttttgtgggggggagggggggtttcATTGTGTATGTaagctataaaaaaatacattgtaaatgttaTGTAACTGTTAGATTACTAATGaggtattgttttttgtttgtttgttttacactgAAAGTAATATTACCAATGACTTTATTATCGTATTTGtagttttaatgaaataaaattatatttaaaataagtaaCTCAGGACTGTTCAAAtgtatgatctttttttttttatgtgagaTGCAAAACTCTTGATACCTTTGTATTATTGTATATACCTACATTTATTTAGTTAAGACATGCCAACTACTTTATTTTGCAGCAGTGCTGATGACATGACAATGTCAGTTTTGATGATGTCTTGGTTTGATAACATCTAAGATTTATACATTACAGCTGTGTTTTTGGCTGTGAAAAGTTGGAAGGGCAGGGGCACTTAGTGAATTGCCTGGAGGCTATGAGATTAACTAGAGATAGCAAATGTACTAGAAATGTCCACAATATATTTCTATGTTGGAAACAACCAATATGTTAGGCATACaaacttaatattaaaataactaTATCATTTTCTGTCTTTTCGTTTTGTTTAACATCTGGAAACCATCCAGGGGTGCCACTTTTCCGGAATAACCCGGAAATCTGAGTTTTGAGGGGTCCGATTTTCCCCCCCTCCAGGTTTGCCTTCTACAATTATGTTATAATCCAGGGTTTTAGttcatttagatttttttttaaatttctggtcATTTTCTCCCgttaattttagtttgttagTTCCGATCGCGCGAGCCGCCATTTTAAAACAGGGTTCGTAGCcaccttgaaaacctggaaaacaccttgaatttcatattaaattcaaGGCCTTGAAAAAGCCTTGAATTTCATAAAAAACGGGGAAAAAACCTTGAATTTTAAAATGGACCTTGAGTTCTTTCCCTCCCGATACCTGGTGTTTATTTTCGTTTTTTCCCTGGTTacattgagctgaccagtgacgacgcgtctacaccgcctttcagccacttgtgaagcgcgacctcgtgattgaaaaCGACCTTgactcaagcaagcatttcacttaGCACTGTTTTCCTTTCACTGTTACGACTgaagacgcgctagatctagtctgtagtgactattgtctataactAGAGCAATTAGCAGCCTAATGTGAAGGCTAcacccctccgggccctccctcgCCAAAAATCTTCTTCTTATAACAGTAAGAGTCacttcgcgtggaaagtccgtATATCATattatctttgtctttctgagtattttattttgtatttggagattatgattcagtgtttaagtataattgctaccggtactttacttttgagtcttctcacgATCCATCCTTCTcatctagctagaaatagtatctagatttagatctaagttagatctagtgaagataattcgcgctTAACATGAAAACTCCgtgaattttagttaatttaaggATCTAGATACAggtacatctaatgtctagattgctctaaaaatattctagatttacgataaatcactagaatctagtgaagataattctctcacagccgttAAAAGTCCGCGAAGTTTAGTGACATTGAGTTAgaatctatagagtctagatctacgatagattcagtgaagataattcgcacacagccgtgaaaagtccgccaaTGTAGTgacttaattagatctagactgtagaagcagtgacagccgtgaaaagtccgcgaagttaatgacttagatctagactctagatttacggtagattcagtgaaaataattcacacacagccgtgaaaagtccgcgaagttagtgacttagatctagactctagatttacggtagattcagtgaaaataattcgcacacagccgtgaaaagtccgcgaattttagggaCTAGATTTATGttgattcagtgaagataattcgaaaAAGTcccgaatttagtgacttagacttagatcgagACTTAATTTACGCTAATCCAATAGAAtagagtgaagataattctctcacagccgtgaaaagtccgcgaatttagtgacttaaatttagatctactgtagatttaacgaaaatatttcgcaCACAGCTGTAGAAAAGCCCTTAGAGTTATTTTGGTTAAAACTGATGGAAAGCAAGTCAATTGCTATAgtaagaatgaaatattttttttacaaatctatgtcaatttaagaaaatttcCAACTTCAGATTGCGACAGTTTTAGCTGAATTACATctccatattttaaaaaagttattcttcTGTAATGCAagcttgtgtgtgtttttaaatgtattagtaaagtttcccttttcagaccttgcgatctatggggcagatgatgttaaggtcatctgtttctttggccaacggttaatgagcagggtgttatgtggccagcacaacgaccaaccgcctttacttcccccaactaaagtcaggtacccattagagttgggttgactcaggggcgccctaaaaatccagaaattcaaaatcccagtcttcaccgggattcgaacccaggacctcaggttcggaagccaagcgcttaaccattcgaccaccgTGCCcccttttaaatgtattaaaaagttaaaaagttgcatTTAAATGCTTAGGAAACACTagagattaattaatttttttttggaggtaTGATTTCAACTTATCAGCATACATTTTAATGagggttttttaatttaatatttatatatatatatatattgttctttttacatatttatgtcatatgtatgtaaatatttatacatatatattgcttgCTATGGTGCAATGCATACCTTGAAAATCTAAAACTCtaccttgaaaacctggaaaatACCTGGAAAATCATTCATGAAATTGGCTATGAACCCTGTTAAAACAAAATCGACCCGTCTCATATCTCGCGATTCGCGAGACTTTCACTTTGCATGCGCGCTAAGCTTTATTTACcggtacagtattttttttttaagtgacaaaaaagtgtaaacattctagatctatagagaatttctagatctacggaACGCGCCTCGAAATGGCTCGATTTAGAGTCTATATACCCAATatagatctgatctagactttaaagtcttgtatttagtatagatatagtctagaatagtctagatctactcgtGAACCTAGcggctagtcctagatctagaaatactcctatagaaagaaaaaaaaattcacgagtGAGAAATTAGactactatattttttttttctttcggtgttttatattttaatatttgtataggtTCCATATAGACATATAGCCTTAGCCTatgtctagactagtctagagctatattggtctagagtattatagaagtaggatctagatttaggatATTTACATCGTTTTTAGATCAGAACTAGAATCAATGATTgaagaattaaataaataagtttgCATTAGCCTGAAGACTTTTAGAGGCTAGAAAAAATAGATCGATTGGTCAatagatttatacaaataaattataattatctaTAAGTAGTCCAGCACATTCTAGCcatctaggtctacatttaaatattagaaactaaatctTAATGTTCATTCTGGAGTAGATCTGGACTAAATCTCAAATCAATTTTATCTTGTTGCAATGGATTTACAGGTCCATGCATGTACATTGATGGAATCAGTTTTATCAATGTTGATTAAAGTAGGCTGCTTCAAAGGAATAATGATGGAAAAAATGTTAAGAgagaaacatcatttaaaataactgtGTGGGGGGTGTGTAcaaacattgttaatataaaattgtactaaatcctcttaacttgtattacaagctttaacaataaatacacacaaactctatttattataatgataggcttactaattacatatttaaaacatggggggcatattatgatatatatctaggtagtaatttaatactgttcttctttcgtaaaATTTTGGTGCTTAAATTGTATATGCGGTACGTTTCAGGGTTGGTAAAGTTTGGGGTTTATGATTTCAGGATTTGTAAAATTTGGAAATTCGGGTTTCAGGGTTTACTTGGTCTCATGGGTGGCACCCCTGAAACCATCAAAGATATAGTAAAATTAAGGCTTCactgaaagttttttttatcttattaatcatacatttgaatttattttaaaaaaaaatgcatttaaaaaatttcccATTACATTACAGCCAACCAGttacaaaaaatacatttcgCATGTATCGGGTCCTTGGCAAAGGTGGATTTGGAGAAGTTTGTGCTTGCCAAGTAAGAGCCACTGGGAAAATGTATGCCTGTAAAAAGTTGGAAAAAAAACGaatcaaaaaaagaaaaggagaagcAATGGcattgaatgaaaaattaattttacaaaagatTAATTCAAGATTTGTAGTAAGtgaatttataatatatttaataaaatcaaattaaaatatttttttgtcataatttttttttctttttgtaagtaATTTACCCATAATGTTAGTTTAATATTATGACTCTTATATTCTAGGTGAGTCTAGCCTATGCATTTGAGACAAAGGATGCATTATGCTTGGTTTTAACTATAATGAATGGTGGAGATTTGAAATTCCACATCCATAATATGGGCAATCCAGGTTTTCCAGAGGATAGAGCAGTCTTTTATGCAGCTGAGATTTCTTGTGGTTTGATTGACCTTCATAAAGAAAGAATTGTCTATAGGTGTGTGTTGATTttgaacttttttatttattttattgtcttaaatatctataactataatagaacaagaaaaaacattttaaaaaatattttttctaaaacaatgcTTATAGTGATGTAAGTGATTgcgttttacaaagcttatatcaactcacgtctgtctgtctggtaaaaagtttttaaatgttatttctcccatgcCCAATCTTGGATATTGGCTAAAGCTGAagttaaacaattatttcttttacatgacaaaaaaattaaccaattagttaattaactattggtaattaattattttgtttggtatctcgacctagggaaagaaattgtactttactgaagtgttggtataagctgaattagtcccctttatcgATCgtgctctaaattgaaacaaacaatttataactatacaatcttctctagtcataagtacctcactagcagagtggttagcacctGAGCcacaagttcaaattcaggtcattccttcttttttttttaatacctttaTAAACCAAttacccagatatccctttctgtCTCCTCTCCCCCACACCCCCTTCACTCTCCCCATTTTCCCAAcaggtccagataagtgatagaatcatagcatattgagaaagatAAACGAAtgagataaacaaaaacaattggtaaaaacaCTATTAATtgtacagatttattgttgttgatctagatctattacaaatttaattacattactgatccaaactatacactttgtataagctttggttttttttttaaagaattttttatgtttttcttgttaataatATTCTCATTATGTCTCGAAAcaatataatttcatttcattaaattataaataccttctaaatttattgattttaatttcCACAGAGATTTAAAGccagaaaatattttgttagatgATAATGGTAAGTACCTAATGCATTAAAAGTTGTCAATTTGTTATGTTAATATAGGTACAAAGAgtttgaacttaaaaaaaataaatttgtttgttCAACAAATTGCTGATTTATTTTTCTAAGGTCATGTAAGAATCTCAGATTTGGGTTTAGCTGTCGAAATACCAGAAGGTGAATCTATAAGAGGACGAGTGGGTACTGTTGGATACATGGGTAAGTAATCAGAAATAATCACACTTCGTTAACAAAATTTATCTTTCTACAAAATACCTaacaatttaaattataattttgtttattaatccAATCTCACACATATGCAACCAGCATTATTTGACCCTACATAAGGACAtttaggtctttttttttttcacttaaaaaaagaatttgaaagaaaaataaagcttTGAAGCTGTtgaaaaattcaaatttattttcttgtacAGTTTTGACAATAAATCTAAACAATTTATTTGATTCTAATCATCTCTAGTATTTCTTCAATTTAATTATGGCTGAACTTAAAAGCCACATCTGTCATTTAAATTGTAAACCAtaatactgaaacatttaaaatgatagTGCTAAGATTTCTGTGTTGAAATAAcaccattaaaatatttttgctttGTTAGTtagaatatttcatttttatttcaaggactttttttttatatataagttaCTATAAGTTATTCTAGTTAATAAAGAATGTAATTTTGTCCACAGCTCCAGAAGTAGTTAAAAATGAAAGGTATACTTACAGCCCTGACTGGTGGGGATTAGGTTGTattatatatgaaatgattgaAGGAAAAGTAAGTTGAAATTTGTGCtggagggtttttttttactactaatGCACACACAAgtttaaaagttctatttatatatcatcttgcatgaaaaaaatataactgaATCTCTTGATCTGTATTAGTAAACTGCTTTGCTGTCTAGTTGATCTTGTATACTTAATCTAATACTTTGTTTTTCTACAATTATAGGCACCTTTTAGAGCTCGCAAGGAAAAAGTAAAGAGAGATGAAGTTGACAGGAGGGTAAAAGAAGATCAAGAAACATATTCATCTAAGTTTTCTGAAGAATGTAGGAGTATATGCACTGCAgtaagcacattatttttatttgtagcccATTtgctgttaatttttttttactattattttttttttacccttttaTGTTCATGTCTGAAATGaaatctttataaaatattttttcccagcgaaatataaattttattattaatcatGATTGGTGTGAAATTAAAGCTGACAGCATGCCTAATATACTAAATAATTTAACATTAAGACAATTCTGCTGGTTCGCATTCAACTTTCGAGTGACTCAAATTCAATACAATACGGTAGTAGTGCCTCTGGtttctattttgtttacatAACAAATAAGAGGGGAAaaagaccaaaataaaaaaatgtctcaacGCTATTTAAAATAATGCATTTGACAATGATTCCAGCTTCTTCAAAAATCTCCAAACAACAGACTTGGTTGTGGTGAGGCAGGAGGTGAAGAAGTCAAATCTCATCCATTTTTTAGGAACATTAACTTCAAGAGATTAGAGGCAGGCATTGTTGATCCTCCATTTGTTCCAGATGtaagtttttctatttttcatttGGCATTAGATAACtgtgattttgtttgtttcctttTCTAACCTCttgatttgtttctttaaacTAGCCAAGGGCAGTATATTGTAAAGATGTATTAGACATAGAACAGTTCTCTACTGTTAAAGGTGTGAATCTGGATGCCAGTGATGATTCATTTTATAGTAAATTTAACACAGGCAGCGTATCTATTCCTTGGCAGACTGaggtaagttttttttcctttttagcAGCTCCAGCTAAAAACAAACTATTCTTTTTGTGTTGTCTGATAGACTAAATGGACTTTATTATATCCTTAATTAACTTGACAtagaaattttattatattcttCTATTAGCCTGAAATAGGAAACTTGTGTACAATCATGAATCTGTCATCTCTGTTATTTAATCGCTGAACAATGTTAGGATTATTCACTATTCCAACAAGATTACCAAAGATCTAGCCTACCTTAATATATATGGTCTCATTGGTTAATCTGAGGTCACTTGTTTTTTAttgccttgtttaaaataaaatgacaatattgattttttaaattaaaatcttacattaaaatataatgTCAAATAGTTATTGAAGGGATGAGATACAAAGCAATTTATTCTTGTAATGGTGTGTTTTGCATTTGTTTACTAAATTGAGCAAGTATGGCCTGGCCTgaatactattgaaaaaaagGTAGTGGTAGAAACtggtctttttatcttttaaaattattttgacttATTCAAATAAGGTACTATTCACTTAATAATTGCAAAGGTGGATCTGTGattgaaatttgttttatttcctacatttaGATGTTAGAAACAGAATGTTACAAAGAGCTGAATGTGTTTGGTCCTAATGGAGAGCCTACACCAGATCTAATTGAAGGTCTACCACCACAACCACCCCAAAGAAGTTTTTTTGATAAATTATTTAGGAGGCGACGGGTAATCATATTTTTATTGAAGTCAAATTTATCTATTGGGAAATGGGCATTTAAAATGATAACCCATTTTTTCTCTGAACTGCTATTTCACTACATTGCTTGAGTAGCTGATGTGAATGACGCAATCAAATATTGTAGGTTAAgtatgggattttttttttagccatacAATGTTTAGACTACCTTAAGCTCTCTGGCACCCTACATGGCAGTGCAAATCGTAGGATAAGTTAACAAGAGTATACAGCTTAGCAGTGAACAACTGGTTTGAAGAAGAACTTAATCATTTTATTCAAGACCTGAAAAGTCCAGATATAAACCAAATCCTAAAACTAATTGAAGCATTTCTTTATGTAAAActaaatttctataaataattttaaaaaataacttgtaGCTTCCTTAATTTAACCTCAGAGGTTAAATTTAACACCAAAGTCATCTGCACTTAATAGTATCTTCCAAACATGAACCCTTAATGATTAGTTTAGGCAGACATGTTAATTTGTAATtataacttcaaaaaaaaaagtttcactttAAATGCACTATAGAACATTATAGAACACtttagcttattttttttaatgtaattttcaAAGCTTGGTGTGAACCTGTGACTAAAGTCAAGTGAAATATCCATTACACTAAGATCGCAATAGTTAATAGATAGTCTGCTATTAGCCACATGTACAAATTGCATTGGGAAGATGTGCCATTCAAAAGCATTGTAGtgtaaaatatctttttgtagttaaatat is a genomic window containing:
- the LOC106074042 gene encoding G protein-coupled receptor kinase 5-like is translated as MELENIVANTVYLKAREGGGGKRKGKSKKWKQILSFPHISQCADIKNKINQDFNFIFDQQPLGRHLFVEFCNTKEQYQRSIGFLNLVREYEITAEEKRHVIAEEIVEKYLRPESEFYVTHVNGNQISEIKDIIGQKKSCKPLFEECGKLVREYLSKEPFNDFLESMYFKRFMQWKWLESQPVTKNTFRMYRVLGKGGFGEVCACQVRATGKMYACKKLEKKRIKKRKGEAMALNEKLILQKINSRFVVSLAYAFETKDALCLVLTIMNGGDLKFHIHNMGNPGFPEDRAVFYAAEISCGLIDLHKERIVYRDLKPENILLDDNGHVRISDLGLAVEIPEGESIRGRVGTVGYMAPEVVKNERYTYSPDWWGLGCIIYEMIEGKAPFRARKEKVKRDEVDRRVKEDQETYSSKFSEECRSICTALLQKSPNNRLGCGEAGGEEVKSHPFFRNINFKRLEAGIVDPPFVPDPRAVYCKDVLDIEQFSTVKGVNLDASDDSFYSKFNTGSVSIPWQTEMLETECYKELNVFGPNGEPTPDLIEGLPPQPPQRSFFDKLFRRRRHDENRV